In Bacillus sp. NP247, one DNA window encodes the following:
- a CDS encoding cyclopropane-fatty-acyl-phospholipid synthase family protein, with amino-acid sequence MNEQYYDAVLNIKTVGEQKGFNKSMHYHRYEPTPYSGLDELLNQYEIRSSDRVVDFGCGKGRLNFYMHHKCGASAVGIEMSEEFYKEAIDNRDRYARKVRDGKDKIQFECCLAQEYEIDPRDNRFYFFNPFSVQVFMNVVNNILLSVEEAEREVDIILYYPSEDYIFFLDNQTAFELKKEVRLPDAYEKNGNERFLVYTLG; translated from the coding sequence ATGAACGAACAATATTACGATGCTGTATTAAATATAAAAACTGTCGGCGAGCAAAAAGGATTTAATAAGTCTATGCATTATCACCGTTATGAACCGACGCCATATAGCGGATTAGATGAGTTGTTGAATCAATATGAAATAAGAAGTAGTGATCGAGTTGTAGATTTTGGGTGCGGAAAAGGACGATTAAACTTTTACATGCACCATAAGTGTGGTGCTTCAGCAGTTGGAATTGAAATGAGTGAAGAGTTTTATAAAGAAGCGATAGATAATCGTGATCGTTATGCACGAAAAGTAAGAGACGGTAAAGATAAAATTCAATTTGAGTGTTGTTTAGCGCAAGAATATGAGATTGATCCGCGTGATAATCGGTTTTATTTCTTTAATCCGTTTTCAGTACAAGTGTTTATGAATGTAGTTAATAACATTTTACTTTCGGTAGAAGAAGCGGAGAGAGAAGTGGATATTATTTTATACTATCCTTCTGAGGACTATATTTTCTTCTTAGATAATCAGACTGCGTTTGAGCTGAAGAAAGAAGTTAGATTACCGGATGCTTATGAGAAGAATGGGAATGAGAGATTTTTAGTTTATACGTTAGGATAA
- the ahpF gene encoding alkyl hydroperoxide reductase subunit F, whose translation MILDADIKTQLSQYLQLMENDILLRVSAGDDNVSKDMLSLVDELATMSSKITVEKVELERTPSFSVNRPGEDTGVVFAGIPLGHEFTSLVLALLQVSGRAPKVEQKLIDQIKNIQGEYHFESYISLSCHNCPDVVQALNVMSVLNSGITHTMIDGAAFKEEVESKDIMAVPTVYLNGESFGSGRMTLEEILAKMGNGPDASELSDKDPYDVLVVGGGPAGASAAIYAARKGIRTGIVAERFGGQVMDTMGIENFISVKRTEGPKLVASLEEHVKEYDIDVMNLQRAKRLEKKELIEVELENGAILKSKSVIVSTGARWRNVGVPGEAEFKNKGVAYCPHCDGPLFIGKDVAVIGGGNSGIEAAIDLAGIVKHVTVLEFMPELKADAVLQERLNSLPNVTVLKNVQTKEITGTDKVNGISYIDRETEEVHHVELQGVFVQIGLVPNTDWLGETVERVRGEIVTDKHGATNVPGVFGAGDCTNNPYKQIIISMGSGANAALGAFDYLIRN comes from the coding sequence ATGATACTAGATGCAGATATAAAAACACAACTATCCCAATACCTTCAGTTAATGGAGAACGATATTTTACTTAGAGTAAGCGCAGGAGACGATAACGTATCTAAAGATATGTTATCTCTAGTAGATGAATTAGCTACTATGTCATCTAAGATTACAGTAGAAAAAGTTGAACTAGAGAGAACACCAAGCTTTAGCGTAAATCGCCCTGGTGAAGACACTGGTGTAGTATTCGCTGGTATTCCATTAGGACACGAATTTACTTCATTAGTGTTAGCTTTACTACAAGTTAGTGGACGTGCTCCAAAAGTTGAACAAAAATTAATCGATCAAATTAAAAACATTCAAGGCGAATATCATTTTGAATCTTATATCAGCCTAAGTTGTCACAACTGTCCTGATGTTGTACAAGCTCTTAACGTAATGAGCGTTCTTAACTCTGGTATTACACATACTATGATTGATGGCGCTGCATTTAAAGAGGAAGTAGAAAGCAAAGACATCATGGCAGTACCAACTGTTTACCTAAATGGCGAATCTTTCGGAAGCGGTCGTATGACACTTGAAGAAATTTTAGCTAAAATGGGTAACGGTCCAGATGCATCAGAGCTTTCTGATAAGGATCCATACGATGTTCTTGTTGTTGGTGGCGGCCCAGCTGGTGCAAGTGCGGCAATTTATGCAGCACGTAAAGGCATCCGCACTGGTATCGTTGCTGAGCGCTTCGGTGGTCAAGTAATGGATACTATGGGTATTGAGAACTTCATCAGCGTAAAACGCACTGAAGGTCCTAAGCTAGTAGCAAGCCTTGAAGAGCACGTAAAAGAATACGACATCGATGTAATGAATCTACAACGTGCGAAACGTTTAGAGAAAAAAGAACTTATTGAAGTGGAACTTGAAAACGGCGCTATTCTGAAAAGTAAGAGCGTAATCGTTTCAACAGGTGCTCGCTGGCGTAATGTTGGCGTACCGGGTGAAGCTGAGTTCAAAAACAAAGGTGTAGCATACTGCCCACACTGTGACGGTCCATTATTCATCGGAAAAGATGTAGCGGTTATCGGCGGTGGTAACTCTGGTATTGAAGCAGCTATCGACTTAGCAGGTATTGTTAAGCACGTAACTGTTCTTGAATTCATGCCAGAATTAAAAGCTGATGCTGTATTACAAGAACGTCTTAACAGCTTACCTAACGTAACTGTTCTGAAAAACGTTCAAACGAAAGAAATCACTGGTACTGACAAAGTAAACGGTATTTCTTACATCGATCGTGAAACTGAAGAAGTTCATCACGTTGAATTACAAGGTGTATTCGTTCAAATCGGTCTTGTGCCAAACACAGACTGGTTAGGCGAAACAGTTGAACGCGTTCGCGGTGAAATCGTAACAGACAAGCACGGTGCTACAAACGTACCAGGAGTGTTTGGTGCAGGTGACTGTACCAATAATCCGTACAAACAAATCATCATCTCTATGGGTTCAGGTGCAAATGCAGCTTTAGGCGCATTTGATTACTTAATCCGTAACTAA
- the ahpC gene encoding alkyl hydroperoxide reductase subunit C, producing the protein MLLIGTEVKPFKANAYHNGEFIQVTDESLKGKWSVVCFYPADFTFVCPTELEDLQNQYATLKDLGVEVYSVSTDTHFTHKAWHDSSETIGKIEYIMIGDPTRTITTNFNVLMEEEGLAARGTFIIDPDGVIQSMEINADGIGRDASILVNKIKAAQYVRNNPGEVCPAKWQEGSATLKPSLDLVGKI; encoded by the coding sequence ATGTTATTAATCGGCACAGAAGTAAAACCGTTTAAAGCTAATGCTTACCATAATGGAGAATTTATCCAAGTTACTGACGAAAGTTTAAAAGGAAAATGGAGCGTAGTTTGTTTCTACCCAGCAGACTTCACATTCGTTTGTCCAACTGAACTTGAAGACTTACAAAACCAATATGCAACTCTAAAAGACTTAGGCGTTGAAGTATACTCTGTATCTACAGACACTCACTTCACTCACAAAGCATGGCATGATAGCTCAGAAACTATCGGCAAAATCGAATACATTATGATTGGTGACCCAACTCGCACAATTACTACAAACTTCAACGTTTTAATGGAAGAAGAAGGTCTTGCTGCTCGTGGTACATTCATCATCGATCCAGACGGCGTTATCCAATCTATGGAAATCAATGCTGACGGTATCGGCCGTGACGCAAGCATCCTTGTTAACAAAATTAAAGCAGCTCAATACGTACGTAACAACCCAGGTGAAGTTTGTCCAGCTAAATGGCAAGAGGGTTCTGCAACACTTAAACCAAGCCTTGACCTTGTAGGCAAAATCTAA